In Stegostoma tigrinum isolate sSteTig4 chromosome 7, sSteTig4.hap1, whole genome shotgun sequence, one genomic interval encodes:
- the LOC125454426 gene encoding caveolae-associated protein 2-like has translation MGEDGVQAEKSSGQAVQGTPEASPSVESSSPPSPAPAGGSMLDGSQVNAITVLALLDKLVNMLDTVQDNQRKMEHRQIGVESSVRGIQSDITKLSKSHSTTSNTVNKLLDKSRKVSSNVQEMRERLDKQAAQVKKLESNQAQLLKKNNFRVLIFQEETEIPAKVFAEKPKEDVAEEAEGHVDANKPVEGSLPSLELSSDEDVREGEDNDGERSEKLEKSRAAKIKRSSMKKVDSIKKAFSRENIEKRMNKFGTKIVSPERREKIKKSLTPNQQKPQSAKSSSFKVTPMTFKVKKVRNGETPPQSPGDTVNTMETDPGSPEDSEFPEVHLGPNVLASEEVKEMVENAEDEMEEAELAMGSSNNRGIVMKAESTEEADILLETLPEDRSEGRVRHIGPNIELHIEEPDEPAVLQIKQTA, from the exons ATGGGAGAAGACGGAGTGCAAGCGGAGAAAAGCAGCGGGCAGGCCGTGCAGGGAACCCCGGAGGCTAGTCCGAGTGTGGAATCCAGCTCGCCCCCCAGCCCGGCTCCGGCAGGAGGCTCGATGCTGGATGGCTCGCAGGTCAACGCGATCACGGTGCTGGCTCTGCTCGACAAGCTGGTGAACATGCTGGACACGGTGCAGGACAACCAGAGGAAGATGGAGCATCGTCAGATCGGAGTGGAGAGCTCGGTCAGGGGCATCCAGAGCGACATCACCAAACTTTCCAAGAGTCACAGCACGACCAGCAACACAGTCAACAAGCTGCTGGACAAGTCAAGGAAAGTCAGCAGCAATGTGCAGGAGATGCGGGAGCGCCTGGACAAGCAGGCGGCGCAGGTCAAGAAGTTAGAGAGCAACCAGGCGCAGCTCCTGAAGAAGAATAACTTCAGAGTGCTGATCTTCCAG GAGGAAACAGAGATTCCAGCCAAAGTTTTTGCTGAGAAGCCAAAAGAAGATGTGGCAGAAGAAGCAGAAGGACATGTGGATGCGAACAAACCAGTGGAAGGTAGCCTTCCTTCACTGGAACTATCCTCAGATGAAGACGTCCGTGAAGGTGAAGATAATGATGGTGAAAGATCCGAGAAGTTGGAAAAGTCCAGGGCTGCAAAAATCAAGCGATCAAGCATGAAGAAAGTTGACAGCATCAAGAAAGCATTTTCCCGTGAGAACATTGAGAAAAGGATGAATAAGTTTGGCACAAAGATTGTGTCTCCAGAAAGACGAGAGAAGATTAAGAAGTCACTCACCCCCAATCAGCAGAAACCACAGTCAGCTAAGTCCTCCAGCTTCAAAGTAACCCCCATGACATTTAAGGTGAAAAAGGTAAGGAACGGGGAGACTCCTCCACAAAGTCCCGGTGACACAGTCAATACCATGGAAACTGATCCAGGTTCTCCTGAAGACAGCGAGTTCCCTGAAGTGCACTTGGGCCCCAATGTTTTAGCATCTGAAGAGGTTAAGGAGATGGTGGAGAATGCAGAAGATGAAATGGAAGAGGCAGAACTGGCAATGGGAAGTAGTAACAACCGGGGCATTGTGATGAAGGCAGAAAGCACAGAGGAGGCTGATATTCTTCTGGAGACTCTCCCTGAAGACCGGTCAGAAGGCAGAGTAAGACACATAGGCCCAAACATAGAGTTGCATATTGAGGAACCAGATGAGCCCGCTGTTTTGCAGATAAAGCAAACTGCCTAA